A stretch of the Teredinibacter haidensis genome encodes the following:
- a CDS encoding endo-1,4-beta-xylanase — MKRTTSVLTALVIAAFSSHVLPASPLPTMKDAYHSAFLIGSAINTAIVAGEDKQTQRIITTQFNTITIENDMKAALINPEPGIYNFPPADAYVAFGKQHDMFVVGHTLVWHNQTPAWFFHNEKGEANTPTQQLERMRSHIETVAGRYAGKVHAWDVVNEVIADDGSYRPTTWVKGAGGGDTMVKAAFTYAAKYAPNTELYYNDFNAWRPAKRDGIVRMVKMLQKAGIRIDGIGIQGHWGLNYPKTEYIEAAIDAYAALGVKVMITELDVDVLPLTKEGQIIGTGMMHPQFQLEEFMTVLNPYAAGLPKHVEQQLSDRYAQLFEIFYDRRDKIDRVTLWGVHDDMSWKNGYPIPNRTNYPLLYNRHKQAKPAVAAILNVPMEK; from the coding sequence ATGAAACGAACAACGTCCGTCCTCACCGCTCTTGTTATCGCTGCCTTTTCCTCTCACGTTCTCCCCGCAAGCCCACTACCCACAATGAAGGATGCCTATCACTCGGCCTTTCTGATCGGTAGCGCTATCAATACGGCCATTGTGGCAGGCGAAGACAAACAGACTCAGCGAATCATCACAACACAGTTCAATACTATTACCATAGAAAATGATATGAAGGCGGCACTGATTAACCCCGAACCCGGCATCTACAATTTTCCACCGGCTGATGCCTATGTCGCCTTCGGCAAACAACACGATATGTTTGTCGTCGGTCACACACTGGTCTGGCACAACCAGACCCCCGCTTGGTTTTTCCACAATGAAAAAGGCGAAGCCAACACGCCAACTCAACAGCTGGAACGCATGCGCAGCCATATCGAAACCGTAGCGGGCCGCTACGCAGGAAAAGTTCACGCCTGGGATGTTGTCAACGAAGTTATCGCCGATGATGGCTCCTATCGACCAACCACTTGGGTTAAAGGCGCAGGGGGTGGCGATACGATGGTGAAGGCTGCGTTTACCTATGCCGCGAAATATGCACCCAATACAGAGCTCTATTACAACGACTTTAACGCTTGGCGTCCGGCCAAAAGAGACGGGATTGTGCGTATGGTCAAAATGCTACAAAAAGCGGGGATTCGTATCGATGGCATTGGCATCCAGGGTCACTGGGGCTTGAATTACCCCAAAACAGAGTATATCGAAGCGGCCATTGATGCCTATGCCGCGCTTGGCGTAAAAGTAATGATTACCGAGCTGGACGTTGATGTGTTACCACTCACCAAAGAGGGCCAGATTATTGGCACCGGCATGATGCACCCACAGTTTCAGCTAGAGGAATTTATGACCGTTTTAAATCCTTATGCCGCAGGGCTGCCAAAACATGTGGAGCAGCAGCTGTCAGACCGCTACGCGCAATTGTTTGAAATTTTTTACGACCGACGGGATAAAATCGATCGCGTAACCCTCTGGGGGGTTCACGATGATATGTCCTGGAAGAATGGCTACCCCATTCCCAACAGAACAAATTATCCCTTGCTCTACAACCGACATAAACAGGCCAAACCTGCCGTAGCCGCTATACTGAACGTGCCCATGGAAAAGTAG
- a CDS encoding ATP-binding cassette domain-containing protein → MNSGDITLSDFHWSIGEQAILKGINFSVKPGEKIALLGSSGAGKSSLLMALYQRVRNQASFCPQQLGLVDTLSVYHNIYMGQLEQHSSLTNLWNLLFPLSAHKKNIHTLASTLGIEHLLSKTTNQLSGGERQRVAIARALYREQSLFLGDEPTTGLDPSRSQQVLELILARHQTVIIALHDPQLALSAFDRIVGVHNGHIIFDRPSASSSSEQLNELYAGARF, encoded by the coding sequence ATGAATTCTGGTGATATTACATTAAGCGATTTTCACTGGAGTATTGGTGAGCAGGCCATACTCAAGGGCATTAATTTTTCCGTAAAGCCCGGTGAAAAAATTGCACTGCTTGGCTCTAGCGGCGCAGGAAAATCAAGCTTACTGATGGCGCTGTACCAGCGAGTGCGCAACCAGGCATCTTTCTGCCCACAACAGCTGGGGCTCGTGGATACGCTGTCGGTATATCACAACATTTATATGGGCCAGCTGGAGCAACACTCCAGCTTAACCAACCTATGGAATCTGCTTTTCCCCCTGTCCGCCCATAAAAAAAACATTCACACTCTAGCCTCTACTCTGGGTATAGAGCACTTGTTATCCAAAACCACCAACCAATTATCCGGTGGCGAACGTCAGCGCGTTGCCATTGCCCGCGCGCTGTATCGCGAGCAATCCCTGTTTTTGGGGGATGAACCCACCACAGGGCTAGACCCCAGCCGCAGCCAGCAGGTCTTGGAGCTTATACTTGCCCGCCACCAAACGGTTATCATCGCTCTGCACGATCCTCAGCTGGCACTGTCGGCCTTTGATCGTATAGTCGGCGTTCACAACGGCCATATTATTTTCGATCGCCCTTCGGCCTCCTCTTCCAGCGAACAGCTCAACGAACTGTATGCTGGCGCCAGGTTTTAA
- a CDS encoding putative selenate ABC transporter substrate-binding protein: MTTSKTSLALALLCLSLFARAETFTFTAIPDEDESRLVQRFTQVSDYLEKELGVEVNYIPVKSYAAAVTAFRNNQVQLAWFGGLSGVQARLQVPDSLALAQGYEDQFFKTYIIAHKSAGLTKSDNFPNAIKGKTFTFGSKGSTSGRLMPEFFIREHFKQAPQKVFQRVGFSGDHSMTIAQVQAGAYQLGAVNYLVWETELAAGKIDLTKASVIWETPNYADYQWTIRGDADKRYGKGFTEKVRKTLLNMKEPSLLQAFPRKSFVPASNSDYEAIESTARAIDILQ, translated from the coding sequence ATGACAACCTCTAAAACCTCTCTGGCGTTAGCACTACTTTGCCTTTCACTGTTCGCTCGGGCAGAAACGTTCACCTTTACTGCGATTCCTGATGAAGATGAATCGCGATTGGTTCAGCGTTTCACTCAAGTCTCCGACTATCTGGAAAAAGAGCTCGGAGTGGAGGTTAATTATATCCCGGTTAAATCCTATGCCGCGGCGGTAACCGCCTTTCGCAACAATCAGGTTCAACTAGCTTGGTTTGGCGGGCTTTCGGGAGTGCAGGCACGCCTACAAGTTCCAGACTCTCTAGCACTGGCACAGGGATATGAGGACCAGTTTTTTAAAACCTATATCATCGCCCACAAGAGCGCAGGTTTAACTAAAAGCGATAATTTCCCAAACGCTATTAAGGGTAAAACTTTTACCTTCGGCTCAAAGGGCTCCACCTCTGGCCGACTGATGCCAGAATTTTTTATTCGAGAGCATTTTAAACAAGCTCCACAAAAAGTATTCCAGCGCGTAGGATTTTCTGGTGACCATAGTATGACCATCGCTCAAGTACAGGCGGGTGCGTACCAACTGGGAGCCGTCAACTACCTCGTGTGGGAAACAGAATTAGCCGCAGGAAAAATTGATTTAACAAAAGCGAGCGTAATTTGGGAAACACCCAATTATGCCGATTATCAGTGGACCATACGCGGCGACGCCGACAAACGCTACGGAAAGGGTTTTACTGAAAAAGTACGAAAAACTCTATTGAATATGAAAGAGCCTTCGTTACTACAGGCCTTCCCGCGTAAATCGTTTGTTCCTGCCAGCAACAGCGATTACGAAGCCATTGAATCGACCGCTCGCGCCATTGATATTCTTCAATGA
- the mnmH gene encoding tRNA 2-selenouridine(34) synthase MnmH, with translation MTDTIDYKHIFLSDAPMMDTRAPVEFARGSFPLTQNLPLMTDDERAQVGTCYKQKGQDAAIELGHSLVRGSIKEARVNAWLAFAKQNPQGYLFCFRGGLRSQICQRWLAEAGCDYPRVEGGYKAMRRFLIQTQEQTLNTKKLVILGGNTGSAKTELLDQVAHSLDLEGMANHRGSAFGKRIGGQPPQISFENTLAVGFLKHNHHFPNANIVLEDESRLIGRLCLPPELLEAMKKSPLVLVETTLEERVSHSFENYILRNLQESLTTFGEQDGFDYFATELLQSLSNIRRRLGGERFTQLNTQMENALAQHKNGDSSGHIGWIETLLRDYYDPMYSYQIQQKTERVIFRGRPEAVVEFLNKDSQ, from the coding sequence GTGACCGATACCATCGATTACAAACACATTTTTTTATCCGATGCCCCGATGATGGATACACGCGCACCGGTGGAATTTGCTCGCGGTAGCTTTCCGTTAACCCAAAACCTGCCGCTCATGACCGATGATGAAAGAGCACAAGTCGGTACTTGCTACAAACAAAAAGGGCAGGATGCAGCCATCGAACTGGGCCACTCACTGGTTAGGGGCAGTATCAAGGAAGCGCGTGTAAACGCCTGGTTAGCGTTTGCAAAACAGAACCCTCAAGGCTATTTGTTCTGTTTTCGCGGCGGCCTGCGTTCGCAAATTTGCCAGCGCTGGCTGGCAGAAGCCGGTTGTGACTACCCCCGGGTAGAGGGTGGCTACAAAGCCATGCGCCGTTTTCTGATTCAAACTCAGGAACAAACACTTAACACCAAAAAGCTAGTGATTCTCGGTGGGAATACCGGCTCGGCCAAAACCGAACTGTTAGATCAGGTCGCTCATAGCCTGGACTTGGAGGGCATGGCCAATCACCGGGGCAGTGCTTTTGGGAAACGTATCGGTGGTCAACCGCCGCAAATATCATTTGAAAACACGCTTGCCGTCGGTTTTCTCAAACACAACCACCATTTTCCAAATGCCAATATCGTATTAGAGGATGAAAGCCGTCTAATTGGCCGTTTGTGTCTGCCCCCAGAATTACTGGAGGCTATGAAAAAATCGCCTCTAGTACTGGTGGAAACAACACTGGAAGAGCGCGTTTCCCATTCATTCGAAAACTATATTTTGCGTAACCTGCAGGAAAGCCTAACAACCTTCGGCGAGCAGGATGGCTTCGACTATTTTGCCACGGAGCTGCTGCAGTCACTGAGCAACATCCGACGCCGCCTCGGCGGTGAGCGGTTTACGCAGCTGAATACACAAATGGAAAACGCATTGGCGCAACACAAAAATGGTGACAGCAGTGGACATATTGGCTGGATCGAAACCCTTCTGCGCGACTATTACGACCCCATGTACAGCTACCAGATCCAACAAAAAACCGAACGGGTTATTTTCCGAGGAAGACCTGAAGCTGTCGTCGAATTTTTAAATAAGGACTCACAATGA
- the selD gene encoding selenide, water dikinase SelD, translating into MSNTIKLTEFSHGAGCGCKISPAILDKILAGGIDRTPDPALLVGNSTRDDAAAYDLGNGEVILSTTDFFMPIADDPFDFGRIAATNAISDIYAMGGTPIMAIAILGWPVSALPAEVAAQVVEGGRQACADAGIQLAGGHSIDSPEPIFGLAVTGRVPKQRLRRNASATAGSQLYLTKPLGIGVLTTAQKQKKLKPEHEFLARDWMCKLNNIGSELAKLDEVTAITDVTGFGLLGHLLEVCEGSNLKALLNFDKVPVLAPIQEYLQLGCIPGGTQRNFDSYGHNAAPLSDLQKQILCDPQTSGGLLIAVEPAGQYNVEKLLTGAGITPNVIGELQAYGSGHRVEFIA; encoded by the coding sequence ATGAGCAATACGATAAAACTTACCGAATTCAGTCACGGCGCAGGCTGCGGCTGTAAAATATCCCCCGCCATCCTGGATAAAATCCTTGCAGGAGGGATAGATAGAACCCCAGACCCAGCGCTATTAGTGGGTAACAGCACACGCGACGATGCCGCCGCCTACGATCTGGGTAATGGTGAAGTGATTCTCAGTACCACCGACTTTTTTATGCCTATAGCCGACGACCCCTTCGATTTCGGCCGCATTGCAGCAACGAACGCCATTAGTGATATCTACGCTATGGGCGGCACACCCATTATGGCCATCGCCATTCTGGGCTGGCCGGTAAGTGCCCTGCCCGCAGAGGTTGCCGCCCAAGTTGTGGAAGGAGGCCGCCAGGCCTGCGCCGACGCCGGGATTCAGCTGGCAGGCGGCCACAGTATCGATTCCCCGGAACCGATTTTCGGGCTGGCCGTTACCGGCCGGGTACCCAAGCAGCGCCTAAGAAGGAATGCCTCGGCAACTGCAGGCTCACAGCTTTACCTCACTAAACCTCTCGGTATTGGTGTGCTTACCACGGCTCAAAAACAGAAGAAGCTCAAGCCCGAACACGAATTTTTGGCCCGTGACTGGATGTGTAAACTCAACAATATTGGCAGTGAACTGGCGAAGCTGGACGAGGTAACGGCCATTACCGATGTCACCGGCTTTGGTCTACTTGGCCATTTGCTGGAGGTCTGCGAAGGTAGCAACCTAAAAGCTCTTCTCAATTTCGATAAGGTTCCCGTGCTGGCCCCCATTCAGGAATACCTGCAACTGGGTTGCATCCCCGGCGGCACGCAACGTAATTTCGATAGCTATGGGCACAACGCGGCGCCCCTTTCCGATCTGCAGAAACAGATTCTCTGCGATCCGCAAACCAGTGGTGGCCTGCTTATAGCCGTCGAGCCCGCAGGGCAATACAACGTTGAGAAGCTACTCACCGGGGCAGGTATCACTCCCAACGTCATTGGTGAACTGCAAGCCTACGGCAGCGGTCACCGGGTAGAGTTTATCGCGTGA
- a CDS encoding GFA family protein — protein sequence MIYQGSCHCGRVRFEVEADEEIQCKDCNCSICAMSGFLHLIVPKSRFKLLAGKENLTTYTFNTGVARHTFCRVCGIKPFYTPRSNPDGIDVNVRCLSPLPTKLILKPFDGQNWELHAHTLAHLSRETDREEKNHEN from the coding sequence GTGATCTACCAGGGGAGTTGTCACTGTGGCCGCGTGCGGTTTGAGGTTGAGGCGGATGAAGAGATTCAGTGTAAAGACTGCAACTGCAGTATTTGTGCGATGTCGGGTTTTCTTCACCTGATCGTACCCAAATCCAGGTTTAAATTACTGGCTGGAAAGGAAAACCTTACAACTTATACTTTTAATACCGGGGTCGCCAGGCACACTTTCTGCCGTGTATGTGGCATTAAACCATTCTATACGCCCCGATCCAATCCCGATGGTATCGACGTCAATGTGCGCTGCCTGAGTCCTTTGCCAACAAAGCTTATCCTTAAGCCGTTCGACGGGCAGAACTGGGAGTTACACGCGCACACTCTTGCCCATTTGAGTCGAGAAACCGATCGTGAGGAGAAAAACCATGAAAACTAA
- a CDS encoding serine hydrolase domain-containing protein, whose protein sequence is MKTKKQVFAPFILLSLWLISQSAYSARLQDYLSDTAFPDSFWQISSPETEGLNAKNLNDALNFIEEKNYEIHSFSIIKNGKLVFDRYGQLRKTDEDLQLTPNSRHELFSTTKTVTSALLGVAIAEGKIAGVDTKVLDYFPGVPVKGINDYKKALTLENLLTMQSGLENAEGGEADLYSSDRYPTSAFAFLDQPSILTPGDQWNYNSGNSQILAEVLRKTTGKTPQDYAQEKLFNPLGISDVQWSADKSGTHYGGWGLFLKPRDLARFGYMYLHGGRWGDQQLVPKSWVQVSTQPHSETPWAGGQYGYHCWVPRIGGYATTGYKGQDMFMFPEKDLVVLFTSNLPHDRADEILIDLVEKFVLAGLAQ, encoded by the coding sequence ATGAAAACTAAAAAACAAGTGTTTGCCCCATTTATTCTGCTGTCTCTTTGGTTGATAAGCCAGAGCGCGTATTCAGCCCGGCTACAGGATTATCTCTCTGATACCGCCTTTCCCGATAGTTTTTGGCAAATATCGTCGCCTGAAACCGAAGGCTTAAACGCCAAGAACTTAAACGACGCGTTGAATTTCATCGAAGAAAAAAATTACGAAATTCACAGCTTTAGTATTATCAAAAACGGCAAACTTGTCTTTGACCGCTATGGGCAGCTTAGAAAAACCGACGAGGATCTTCAGCTTACCCCCAATTCTCGCCACGAGTTGTTCTCTACAACCAAAACCGTTACCTCTGCATTGTTGGGGGTTGCGATAGCAGAGGGCAAAATAGCCGGTGTCGATACTAAGGTGCTGGATTATTTCCCCGGCGTTCCGGTGAAAGGAATAAATGATTACAAAAAGGCGCTGACACTAGAAAACCTGTTAACCATGCAGAGTGGTTTGGAAAATGCCGAGGGCGGTGAGGCGGATCTTTATTCTTCCGATCGCTATCCAACGTCGGCGTTTGCCTTCCTTGATCAGCCCTCCATCCTAACACCGGGAGACCAGTGGAATTATAATTCTGGGAATTCCCAGATTCTGGCCGAGGTATTAAGAAAAACAACAGGAAAAACGCCGCAGGATTATGCGCAGGAAAAGCTTTTTAATCCTTTGGGAATCTCCGATGTGCAATGGTCTGCGGATAAAAGTGGTACGCACTATGGGGGCTGGGGATTGTTTTTAAAACCGCGCGATCTCGCACGATTTGGTTACATGTATTTACATGGTGGGCGCTGGGGTGATCAGCAGTTGGTACCGAAAAGCTGGGTACAGGTCTCTACGCAGCCGCACTCAGAAACGCCTTGGGCCGGAGGTCAGTATGGTTATCATTGTTGGGTACCGAGAATAGGCGGCTATGCCACGACTGGGTATAAAGGACAAGATATGTTTATGTTTCCGGAGAAGGATTTAGTTGTGTTATTTACCAGTAACCTACCTCACGATCGAGCGGATGAAATATTAATCGACTTGGTAGAGAAGTTTGTATTGGCTGGATTAGCGCAATAA
- a CDS encoding nitrate reductase: MNIESIIASTSPQKIVNTTCCYCGVGCGVSATVENNTITSVKGDKQHPANEGRLCVKGSALHETQNFSNRLQQPLINGKPSSWEEAIELGAGKFKQVVDQYGPDAVAIYLSGQLLTEDYYIANKLMKGFIGTANVDTNSRLCMASAVVAHKRAFGEDLVPGCYDDLEQSDLLILVGSNMAYTHPVVYQRIVKAKKRRPEMTVVVLDPRRTPTCDIADIHLSLRPGADAFFFNGLLSYLADNNHLDTHFIEQHCNQFEQTLAAAKTQVGSTAQAAIMCDLNEGDLARVYQLFAQKQKAVTVFSQGINQSSSGVDKGNAIINCHLATGKIGKPGATPFSITGQPNAMGGREVGGLANQLAAHMNYGDAAALDKVKRFWDAPRMAENEGLKAVDMFQAIHDGKIKAVWIMATNPVVTMPDADFVREALRRCEMVIVSECVANTDTAVEADIVFPATTWGEKSGTVTNSERCISLQKGFLEAPGDTKNDWQIIMEFAKKMGFNEGFNYTSAADIFREHAALSGFENNGERAFNISALENLSDYDYFNLPPTYWPIVKGETTGKRRLFEDDKFFTDNGKANFIPVVAQFPKKPPQAGQLIMNTGRIRDQWHTMGRTGSSAKLVGHTDEPYIDIHPSDAKKLELNNGDIALLENRNSRFLGRVSITDSVRRGETFVPMHWNNQFSASARADALVNSITDPLCGQPEFKHTPVSVKPFNAAWQGFLLTCEDITPKSEYWSKILLGTGFKYRLADREQPENWQTWIREQFPHVEQWSEVLDSRQQHYRALGFIEDKMVVALTCSIENQQKQENSWLESHLGKLCDSANRFTLLAGAPANATEDTGKAICSCFQTGENTIIKAIEGGCDTIEKLGEKLKCGTNCGSCVPELNALIQNTTPVKIEASQK; encoded by the coding sequence ATGAATATTGAATCGATTATCGCTAGTACAAGCCCTCAAAAAATCGTCAATACGACCTGCTGCTATTGTGGCGTTGGCTGCGGTGTTTCCGCTACGGTCGAGAACAATACCATTACCAGCGTAAAGGGAGACAAACAACATCCGGCAAATGAGGGACGGCTTTGCGTAAAAGGCTCGGCTTTACACGAAACGCAGAATTTCTCCAACCGACTACAGCAGCCTCTAATCAACGGTAAACCCAGCAGTTGGGAAGAGGCGATCGAGCTGGGCGCAGGTAAATTCAAGCAGGTTGTCGATCAATACGGGCCAGATGCGGTGGCCATTTATTTATCTGGCCAGCTGCTAACCGAAGATTACTACATTGCCAACAAGTTAATGAAAGGCTTTATTGGCACAGCCAATGTCGACACCAATTCTCGACTGTGTATGGCCTCCGCCGTCGTTGCCCACAAACGCGCTTTTGGTGAAGACCTTGTGCCCGGCTGCTACGACGATCTAGAACAAAGCGACCTGCTAATTCTGGTCGGTTCCAATATGGCCTACACCCACCCGGTGGTTTACCAGCGAATTGTAAAAGCGAAAAAACGGCGCCCGGAGATGACGGTGGTGGTACTCGATCCCCGCCGCACGCCTACCTGCGACATCGCCGATATCCATCTATCCCTACGCCCCGGTGCCGATGCTTTTTTCTTTAACGGATTACTCAGTTATCTGGCCGATAACAACCACCTGGATACACACTTTATTGAACAACACTGCAACCAGTTTGAGCAGACACTAGCCGCAGCGAAAACACAGGTAGGCAGTACCGCTCAAGCAGCCATTATGTGTGACCTGAACGAGGGCGACCTCGCCAGGGTGTACCAGCTTTTTGCGCAAAAACAGAAAGCCGTAACGGTATTTTCCCAGGGAATAAACCAGTCATCCTCCGGCGTCGATAAAGGCAACGCCATTATTAACTGCCACCTTGCTACCGGCAAAATTGGTAAACCCGGCGCGACGCCGTTTTCTATCACCGGACAGCCCAATGCTATGGGTGGGCGAGAAGTCGGCGGCCTTGCCAACCAGTTAGCCGCGCATATGAACTACGGAGATGCTGCAGCCCTCGATAAAGTAAAGCGTTTCTGGGACGCTCCTCGAATGGCCGAAAACGAAGGTCTTAAGGCCGTTGATATGTTTCAAGCCATTCACGACGGAAAAATTAAAGCCGTGTGGATTATGGCCACCAACCCGGTCGTCACCATGCCCGATGCGGATTTTGTACGCGAGGCATTGCGCCGCTGCGAAATGGTAATAGTGAGTGAGTGTGTGGCTAATACAGATACCGCTGTAGAAGCCGACATTGTTTTTCCTGCCACCACCTGGGGTGAAAAATCCGGCACCGTCACCAATTCCGAGCGCTGTATCTCTCTGCAAAAAGGATTCCTTGAAGCGCCAGGCGACACAAAAAACGACTGGCAAATCATCATGGAATTTGCCAAAAAAATGGGGTTCAACGAAGGGTTTAATTACACCTCGGCGGCAGATATTTTTCGCGAGCACGCGGCGCTGTCTGGCTTTGAAAATAATGGCGAAAGAGCTTTTAATATTTCAGCGTTGGAAAACCTATCCGATTACGATTACTTTAACCTCCCTCCCACCTACTGGCCCATCGTCAAGGGCGAAACCACAGGCAAGCGCCGCCTCTTCGAAGACGATAAATTTTTTACTGATAATGGCAAAGCGAATTTTATTCCCGTCGTAGCGCAATTCCCAAAGAAGCCGCCGCAGGCAGGACAACTCATAATGAACACTGGCCGTATTCGCGACCAGTGGCATACCATGGGTAGAACCGGTAGCTCTGCCAAGCTAGTCGGACATACCGATGAACCCTATATAGATATTCATCCCAGCGATGCAAAAAAACTGGAGCTGAATAACGGCGATATCGCTCTGCTCGAAAATCGCAATTCCCGTTTTCTTGGGCGAGTTTCTATTACCGATAGCGTAAGACGCGGTGAAACCTTTGTTCCCATGCACTGGAACAATCAATTCTCTGCGAGTGCCCGCGCCGATGCTCTGGTTAATTCGATTACGGATCCTCTCTGTGGTCAGCCTGAATTCAAACACACTCCGGTGTCAGTAAAACCCTTTAATGCTGCTTGGCAGGGCTTTTTATTAACGTGTGAAGACATTACTCCCAAGAGCGAATACTGGAGCAAAATACTGCTTGGTACAGGCTTCAAATACCGCCTGGCGGACCGCGAGCAACCGGAAAACTGGCAAACCTGGATACGCGAGCAATTTCCACACGTTGAACAATGGAGCGAAGTACTAGATTCCCGCCAACAGCATTACAGAGCCTTAGGCTTTATCGAAGATAAAATGGTGGTAGCGTTAACCTGCTCTATTGAGAATCAACAGAAACAGGAAAATAGTTGGCTGGAATCCCATCTGGGAAAACTCTGTGATAGCGCTAATCGGTTCACACTTTTGGCTGGTGCTCCAGCCAATGCTACGGAGGATACGGGAAAAGCTATCTGCTCCTGTTTCCAAACAGGGGAAAATACCATTATTAAAGCCATCGAAGGCGGTTGCGACACAATCGAAAAGCTAGGCGAAAAATTAAAGTGCGGAACCAACTGCGGCTCCTGCGTCCCCGAGCTAAATGCGCTTATTCAAAACACCACGCCGGTCAAGATAGAAGCATCTCAAAAATAA
- a CDS encoding NAD(P)/FAD-dependent oxidoreductase, whose amino-acid sequence MPTLTKTEHPHQGCSRNRGTDSVIPTAEKSKQQLLIAGNGMAAGRLIDEIMKRSPDKFDITVVGDELQGSYNRIMLSPVLAGELKHSDIIQKDSKWYAANNIRFYGGARVTSIQPENQSVKLENGKQIGYDHLVIATGSSPSKIPAKNQHLAHIFPFRTLDDVHTIDQVSQNAKSAIVVGGGLLGLEAAYGLAQKDIKVTLIHRSDWLLNRQLDKNAGDLLRKVMHNLLIDFRLGDEITQFNGRDTVCSASLKSGETLPCDLVVIATGISPNAALATESGIETKRAILVDDFLNTSSANISALGECCEHDGNTFGLVEPIWQQCTTLADRLTSDRLTPFSTKPVATKLKVSGVQLYSAGEFITRAHHHEIIMQDPANNMYRKLLLENDRIVGIVLFGDTRDGNEYFELMQNQIPVSKYLPQLIFGQHYCKIDKTTIPSQSQVA is encoded by the coding sequence GTGCCAACGCTAACCAAAACAGAACACCCGCATCAGGGTTGCTCTCGAAACCGAGGTACAGATTCAGTGATACCCACTGCCGAAAAAAGCAAACAACAACTCCTGATCGCCGGCAACGGTATGGCCGCAGGCCGACTAATCGATGAGATTATGAAGCGCAGTCCAGACAAGTTCGATATAACCGTTGTGGGTGATGAACTGCAGGGAAGCTATAACCGTATTATGCTTTCACCGGTACTGGCCGGTGAGCTGAAGCATAGTGATATTATTCAAAAGGACAGCAAGTGGTATGCAGCCAACAATATTCGTTTTTATGGTGGTGCGCGGGTAACCTCCATTCAGCCGGAAAACCAATCCGTAAAGCTGGAAAATGGCAAACAAATCGGTTACGACCACCTCGTTATAGCAACTGGCTCAAGCCCCAGTAAAATCCCGGCAAAAAACCAACACCTCGCCCATATTTTTCCTTTTCGAACCTTGGACGATGTTCACACTATTGACCAGGTAAGCCAAAACGCGAAATCCGCCATTGTTGTCGGGGGAGGACTGCTGGGTTTGGAAGCGGCCTACGGACTGGCCCAAAAAGATATAAAAGTTACGCTTATTCACCGCTCGGACTGGCTGCTCAACCGTCAGCTGGATAAAAACGCGGGCGATCTGCTACGTAAAGTCATGCACAATCTGCTCATCGATTTTCGCCTCGGCGATGAAATTACGCAATTCAACGGCCGCGATACTGTTTGCAGTGCAAGCCTGAAAAGCGGAGAGACTCTGCCTTGCGATTTAGTTGTTATCGCCACAGGAATCAGCCCCAATGCGGCGCTAGCGACAGAGAGCGGTATTGAAACCAAGCGCGCTATTCTCGTCGATGATTTTTTGAACACGTCCTCTGCTAATATCAGCGCGCTGGGTGAATGCTGTGAGCACGACGGCAATACCTTTGGGCTTGTTGAACCAATATGGCAGCAATGCACTACCCTAGCCGATCGCTTGACCAGTGACCGCTTAACACCGTTTTCAACAAAGCCTGTCGCCACCAAACTAAAGGTCTCCGGTGTACAGCTCTACTCGGCGGGAGAATTTATCACTCGGGCTCACCACCACGAAATCATCATGCAAGACCCCGCCAATAATATGTACCGCAAACTATTGCTTGAAAACGACCGTATCGTTGGCATCGTTTTGTTTGGCGATACTCGCGATGGCAATGAGTATTTCGAGCTGATGCAAAACCAAATACCCGTTAGTAAGTACCTGCCCCAGCTTATCTTCGGGCAGCACTATTGCAAGATCGATAAAACAACCATTCCCTCACAATCTCAGGTCGCCTAA